One genomic window of Muntiacus reevesi chromosome 4, mMunRee1.1, whole genome shotgun sequence includes the following:
- the FAM240A gene encoding protein FAM240A, with amino-acid sequence MNNQYVRREVFCRNTCHELKRFWEREIGKQTYYRESEEHRLGRSALRKLREEWKQKVETKLRLRSNPDETEKQANVGQELH; translated from the exons aTGAACAATCAGTACGTCCGCCGGGAGGTCTTCTGCCGGAACACCTGTCACGAGCTCAAACGCTTCTGGGAAAGGGAAATTGGCAAACAGACTTACTACCGAGAATCAGAAGAACATCGCCTGGGAAGAAGTGCACTGAGAAA gCTCAGGGAAGAATGGAAGCAGAAAGTGGAAACAAAGCTGAGACTACGCAGCAATCCAGATGAGACAGAAAAGCAGGCTAACGTTGGTCAAGAGCTTCATTGA